The following proteins are co-located in the Bombus pascuorum chromosome 3, iyBomPasc1.1, whole genome shotgun sequence genome:
- the LOC132905555 gene encoding protein retinal degeneration B isoform X2, with protein MLIKEYRIPLPLTVEEYRIAQLYMIAKKSREESQGAGSGVEIIENEPYSDGPGGNGQYTHKIYHVGSHLPEWFKSLLPRSALIAKEEAWNAYPYTKTRYTCPFVEKFSIEIETYYFPDNGYQENVFKLSGSDLRNRIVDVIDIVKDQYTGDYVKDEDPKLYVSQKTGRGPLTESWLEEYWADVKGKQQPTPAGKSLMCAYKLCRVEFRYWGVQTKLEKFIHDVALRKTMVRAHRQAWAWQDEWNGLTMEDIRKIERQTQLALQKRMANAEGDGEATNDNQDRTVSNTTMTPQESNVATTLAATLGSIEKNEDPQSPPSARKSTDIPNTAGSSEGDVSPEDSPTEVPDLRNAPTEEKADAKKGWKKNKMSSPCSNKSFDMQIANWRMESIVRESESGSEDEFFDCQEGFGDSTSLSKWSSLDLLAEEEDNTFTSPTMVNKEDDTIFSPSYLQRMASERSSKRLQISTSASIDASYPASPQHSPTHQPCKTTVLLIVMHAGSVLDANVDLTAKKSDITTFKGAFESVMRQHYPSMVGHVAIKFVSCPSICTEGLGILSSLSPYSFDVSPSSMDAPQVTHDTIPIGAIPLLASSTPEYQDTVSRVIAGANQVYHDFIRSDEGRGFTGQICFIGDSVGAILTYDALCRSAHSRHNSENNILDNQGIENSTNAEDGKHLTAPSPRRKSSSISDTPSHYKLDFEVGEFFMFGSPLALVLAYRKISSDKTSDIRRPLVNQVYNLFHPTEPVAARLEPLISARFSLLPPVNVARYQKYPLGNGQPYHLLEAIQTNPQLFTDGLNIPNMSMSHLRRLSDISIHSTMSGVVENVPLKVVSNLTQKWWGTKRLDYALYCPEGLANFPTNSLPQIFHASYWESLDVIAFILRQLGRFDLSLLTNEEKELSCFRPGQPREKWNKKRTSVKLKNVAANHRANDVIVKEGAPQILIARFMYGPIDVIALTGEKVDIHIMKDAPAGEWTHLSTEVTDKNGRITYKIPDDKALEHGLYPIKMIVRGDHTSVDFFLAVIPPKTECVVFSIDGSFTASMSVSGKDPKVRAGAVDVVRHWQELGYLIIYITARPDMQQQKVVSWLSQHNFPHGLVSFADGLSTDPLGHKAAYLHKLIQEHGVIIHYAYGSSKDISVYTAINLKQNQIFIIGKVSKKYHSLATILHDGYAAHLNMLQAHGGSRPAQGNARMVIPRGQFGLPGQNASLRRRRLAKRAVSQPTPGKGIHPLERSTSVGPSISPQTASTRSTAPEKL; from the exons ATGTTGATAAAAGAATATCGAATACCGCTGCCTCTCACCGTCGAGGAGTATAGAATTGCTCAGCTTTACATGATAGCG AAAAAATCTAGAGAAGAAAGTCAAGGAGCAGGCAGCGGTGTAGAGATTATAGAGAACGAGCCTTATAGCGATGGTCCAGGTGGAAACGGACAATATACCCATAAGATTTACCACGTGGGTAGTCATCTTCCGGAATGGTTCAAAAGTTTGCTACCTAGATCCGCGTTGATCGCCAAAGAAGAAGCATGGAATGCTTACCCCTATACGAAGACCCGTTACACTTGCCCCTTCGTTGAAAAGTTTTCTATCGAAATAGAAACATACTATTTTCCCGACAATGGTTACCAAGAAAATGTCTTCAAGCTAAGTGGTAGCGATTTGAGAAATAGAATCGTag acGTAATCGATATCGTAAAAGATCAATACACGGGTGATTACGTGAAAGACGAGGACCCTAAATTATACGTGTCCCAAAAGACCGGTCGAGGACCTCTCACGGAATCATGGCTAGAGGAATACTGGGCTGACGTAAAA GGGAAACAGCAACCGACTCCAGCCGGAAAGTCTTTAATGTGCGCGTACAAGTTATGCCGTGTAGAGTTTCGATATTGGGGTGTGCaaacaaaattagaaaagttCATACACGATGTAG CTTTGAGAAAAACGATGGTTAGAGCTCACAGACAAGCCTGGGCCTGGCAAGACGAATGGAATGGTTTGACCATGGAAGATATTCGGAAAATTGAACGACAAACGCAATTGGCGTTGCAGAAGAGAATGGCTAATGCAGAAGGCGATGGGGAAGCAACGAACGACAATCAAGACAGGACTGTTTCAAACACGACGATGACTCCTCAAGAATCGAACGTTGCTACGACGTTGGCTGCCACGCTTGGGAGTATCGAGAAAAACGAAGATCCTCAAAGTCCCCCAAGTGCCAGAAAATCGACCGATATACCTAACACAGCTGGTAGTTCAGAGGGTGACGTTAGCCCCGAAGATTCACCGACCGAAGTACCCGACCTTAG AAATGCTCCTACTGAAGAGAAAGCAGATGCTAAAAAGGGATGGAAGAAAAACAAGATGAGTTCACCGTGTTCGAACAAAAGTTTCGATATGCAGATAGCGAATTGGCGCATGGAAAGTATCGTAAGAGAATCCGAATCTGGTAGCGAAGATGAGTTTTTTGACTGTCAAG AGGGCTTTGGAGATAGCACTTCATTATCTAAATGGAGTTCTTTGGATCTTCTAGCAGAAGAGGAGGACAATACGTTCACTTCGCCTACCATGGTAAACAAAGAAG acgACACGATATTTTCACCTTCGTACCTGCAACGTATGGCTAGTGAACGTAGCAGTAAAAGGTTACAAATCTCTACGTCGGCCAGCATCGATGCCTCGTATCCGGCTTCACCTCAACATTCGCCAACTCATCAACCGTGCAAAACTACTGTCCTTCTTATTGTGATGCATGCTGGCAGTGTACTAG ATGCCAACGTTGACTTGACGGCGAAAAAATCGGACATTACAACTTTCAAAGGTGCCTTTGAGTCAGTTATGAGGCAACACTATCCCAGTATGGTTGGACACGTGGCCATTAAGTTTGTTTCTTGTCCATCTATTTGTACCGAAGGACTTGGTATTTTATCGAG CCTAAGTCCTTATAGTTTTGATGTGTCACCCTCTTCTATGGATGCTCCTCAAGTGACACACGATACTATTCCTATCGGCGCTATACCTTTGCTCGCTAGTTCGACTCCTGAATATCAGGACACCGTATCACGAGTTATAGCTGGAGCAAACCAAGTTTATCACGACTTTATCAGAAGTGACGAGGGTCGAGGTTTCACGGGGCAAATTTGCTTTATTGGAGATTCAGTAGGAGCGATTTTAACGTACGACGCTTTGTGTAGATCAGCTCACTCTAGACATAATAGCGAGAACAATATTTTGGATAATCAGGGCATTGAAAATAGCACGAATGCCGAAGATGGCAAACACCTGACTGCACCTTCTCCTAGAAGGAAATCTTCTAGTATAAG CGATACCCCCTCACATTATAAATTGGATTTCGAAGTAGGTGAATTTTTCATGTTTGGTAGTCCACTTGCTCTGGTATTGGcgtatagaaaaatttcctCGGATAAAACTAGTGATATAAGAAGACCGTTGGTGAATCAggtgtataatttatttcatcctaCTGAACCTGTAGCCGCTAGATTAGAACCACTGATTTCTGCAAggttttctcttcttccaccCGTGAACGTGGCCCGATATCAAAAGTATCCATTAGGAAATGGACAGCCTTATCATTTGT TGGAAGCTATCCAGACGAATCCACAATTGTTTACGGACGGATTGAATATCCCAAATATGTCAATGTCCCATTTAAGACGGCTGTCCGATATATCGATTCACAGTACGATGTCTGGTGTGGTTGAAAATGTTCCTTTAAAAGTAGTATCTAATT TAACACAAAAATGGTGGGGTACCAAGAGATTAGATTATGCTCTCTACTGTCCAGAGGGTTTAGCAAACTTTCCCACGAATTCTTTACCTCAAATTTTTCACGCGAGCTATTGGGAGTCACTTGATGTTATCGCATTTATCCTGCGACAGTTAGGCAGATTTGATTTGTCATTACTCACAAACGAGGAGAAAGAATTATCTTGTTTCCGTCCAGGTCAACCTAGAGAAAAGTGGAATAAGAAACGTACTTCCGTTAAACTTAAG AATGTCGCTGCCAATCATAGAGCAAATGACGTAATTGTTAAAGAAGGAGCACCACAAATCCTGATTGCTAGATTTATGTACGGTCCAATTGACGTTATTGCTTTAACAG GCGAGAAAGTGGACATTCACATCATGAAAGATGCTCCAGCAGGGGAATGGACGCATTTATCAACTGAAGTAACTGATAAAAATGgtagaataacgtataaaataccCGATGATAAAGCATTAGAACATGGACTTTACCCAATTAAAATGATCGTTAG GGGTGATCATACATCCGTAGACTTTTTCTTGGCTGTGATTCCACCAAAAACAGAGTGCGTGGTATTTAGTATAGATGGTTCGTTTACTGCGAGTATGTCCGTTAGCGGGAAAGATCCGAAAGTTAGAGCTGGAGCTGTTGATGTCGTCAG GCATTGGCAAGAACTgggatatttaattatatatattactgcAAGACCTGATATGCAACAGCAGAAAGTTGTTTCCTGGTTGTCTCAACACAACTTCCCTCATGGTCTTGTGTCCTTTGCAGATGGTCTTTCGACGGATCCACTTGGTCATAAAGCTGCGTACTTACATAAACTCATACAG GAACATGGTGTAATAATTCATTACGCATACGGCAGTAGTAAGGATATCAGTGTTTACACTGCGattaatttgaaacaaaatcaaatattcATCATTGGGAAAGTATCAAAGAAGTACCACTCCTTGGCAACGATCCTTCATGATGGTTATGCTGCTCATTTGAATATGCTACAGGCGCACGGAGGCTCGAGACCTGCTCAGGGTAATGCACGTATGGTGATCCCAAGAGGTCAGTTCGGTTTACCCGGACAAAATGCTTCTCTACGGCGAAGAAG GTTGGCGAAGCGTGCAGTATCGCAACCAACTCCAGGTAAAGGGATACATCCATTGGAACGATCAACGAGCGTTGGGCCTTCGATTTCACCGCAGACTGCGTCAACCAGATCTACGGCACCAGAGAAACTCTGA
- the LOC132905555 gene encoding protein retinal degeneration B isoform X9, whose protein sequence is MLIKEYRIPLPLTVEEYRIAQLYMIAKKSREESQGAGSGVEIIENEPYSDGPGGNGQYTHKIYHVGSHLPEWFKSLLPRSALIAKEEAWNAYPYTKTRYTCPFVEKFSIEIETYYFPDNGYQENVFKLSGSDLRNRIVDVIDIVKDQYTGDYVKDEDPKLYVSQKTGRGPLTESWLEEYWADVKGKQQPTPAGKSLMCAYKLCRVEFRYWGVQTKLEKFIHDVALRKTMVRAHRQAWAWQDEWNGLTMEDIRKIERQTQLALQKRMANAEGDGEATNDNQDRTVSNTTMTPQESNVATTLAATLGSIEKNEDPQSPPSARKSTDIPNTAGSSEGDVSPEDSPTEVPDLRNAPTEEKADAKKGWKKNKMSSPCSNKSFDMQIANWRMESIVRESESGSEDEFFDCQAGFIIPIIREEGFGDSTSLSKWSSLDLLAEEEDNTFTSPTMVNKEDDTIFSPSYLQRMASERSSKRLQISTSASIDASYPASPQHSPTHQPCKTTVLLIVMHAGSVLDANVDLTAKKSDITTFKGAFESVMRQHYPSMVGHVAIKFVSCPSICTEGLGILSSLSPYSFDVSPSSMDAPQVTHDTIPIGAIPLLASSTPEYQDTVSRVIAGANQVYHDFIRSDEGRGFTGQICFIGDSVGAILTYDALCRSAHSRHNSENNILDNQGIENSTNAEDGKHLTAPSPRRKSSSISDTPSHYKLDFEVGEFFMFGSPLALVLAYRKISSDKTSDIRRPLVNQVYNLFHPTEPVAARLEPLISARFSLLPPVNVARYQKYPLGNGQPYHLLEAIQTNPQLFTDGLNIPNMSMSHLRRLSDISIHSTMSGVVENVPLKVVSNLTQKWWGTKRLDYALYCPEGLANFPTNSLPQIFHASYWESLDVIAFILRQLGRFDLSLLTNEEKELSCFRPGQPREKWNKKRTSVKLKNVAANHRANDVIVKEGAPQILIARFMYGPIDVIALTGEKVDIHIMKDAPAGEWTHLSTEVTDKNGRITYKIPDDKALEHGLYPIKMIVRGDHTSVDFFLAVIPPKTECVVFSIDGSFTASMSVSGKDPKVRAGAVDVVRHWQELGYLIIYITARPDMQQQKVVSWLSQHNFPHGLVSFADGLSTDPLGHKAAYLHKLIQEHGVIIHYAYGSSKDISVYTAINLKQNQIFIIGKVSKKYHSLATILHDGYAAHLNMLQAHGGSRPAQGNARMVIPRGQFGLPGQNASLRRRRLAKRAVSQPTPGKGIHPLERSTSVGPSISPQTASTRSTAPEKL, encoded by the exons ATGTTGATAAAAGAATATCGAATACCGCTGCCTCTCACCGTCGAGGAGTATAGAATTGCTCAGCTTTACATGATAGCG AAAAAATCTAGAGAAGAAAGTCAAGGAGCAGGCAGCGGTGTAGAGATTATAGAGAACGAGCCTTATAGCGATGGTCCAGGTGGAAACGGACAATATACCCATAAGATTTACCACGTGGGTAGTCATCTTCCGGAATGGTTCAAAAGTTTGCTACCTAGATCCGCGTTGATCGCCAAAGAAGAAGCATGGAATGCTTACCCCTATACGAAGACCCGTTACACTTGCCCCTTCGTTGAAAAGTTTTCTATCGAAATAGAAACATACTATTTTCCCGACAATGGTTACCAAGAAAATGTCTTCAAGCTAAGTGGTAGCGATTTGAGAAATAGAATCGTag acGTAATCGATATCGTAAAAGATCAATACACGGGTGATTACGTGAAAGACGAGGACCCTAAATTATACGTGTCCCAAAAGACCGGTCGAGGACCTCTCACGGAATCATGGCTAGAGGAATACTGGGCTGACGTAAAA GGGAAACAGCAACCGACTCCAGCCGGAAAGTCTTTAATGTGCGCGTACAAGTTATGCCGTGTAGAGTTTCGATATTGGGGTGTGCaaacaaaattagaaaagttCATACACGATGTAG CTTTGAGAAAAACGATGGTTAGAGCTCACAGACAAGCCTGGGCCTGGCAAGACGAATGGAATGGTTTGACCATGGAAGATATTCGGAAAATTGAACGACAAACGCAATTGGCGTTGCAGAAGAGAATGGCTAATGCAGAAGGCGATGGGGAAGCAACGAACGACAATCAAGACAGGACTGTTTCAAACACGACGATGACTCCTCAAGAATCGAACGTTGCTACGACGTTGGCTGCCACGCTTGGGAGTATCGAGAAAAACGAAGATCCTCAAAGTCCCCCAAGTGCCAGAAAATCGACCGATATACCTAACACAGCTGGTAGTTCAGAGGGTGACGTTAGCCCCGAAGATTCACCGACCGAAGTACCCGACCTTAG AAATGCTCCTACTGAAGAGAAAGCAGATGCTAAAAAGGGATGGAAGAAAAACAAGATGAGTTCACCGTGTTCGAACAAAAGTTTCGATATGCAGATAGCGAATTGGCGCATGGAAAGTATCGTAAGAGAATCCGAATCTGGTAGCGAAGATGAGTTTTTTGACTGTCAAG CTGGGTTCATTATACCTATTATACGCGAAG AGGGCTTTGGAGATAGCACTTCATTATCTAAATGGAGTTCTTTGGATCTTCTAGCAGAAGAGGAGGACAATACGTTCACTTCGCCTACCATGGTAAACAAAGAAG acgACACGATATTTTCACCTTCGTACCTGCAACGTATGGCTAGTGAACGTAGCAGTAAAAGGTTACAAATCTCTACGTCGGCCAGCATCGATGCCTCGTATCCGGCTTCACCTCAACATTCGCCAACTCATCAACCGTGCAAAACTACTGTCCTTCTTATTGTGATGCATGCTGGCAGTGTACTAG ATGCCAACGTTGACTTGACGGCGAAAAAATCGGACATTACAACTTTCAAAGGTGCCTTTGAGTCAGTTATGAGGCAACACTATCCCAGTATGGTTGGACACGTGGCCATTAAGTTTGTTTCTTGTCCATCTATTTGTACCGAAGGACTTGGTATTTTATCGAG CCTAAGTCCTTATAGTTTTGATGTGTCACCCTCTTCTATGGATGCTCCTCAAGTGACACACGATACTATTCCTATCGGCGCTATACCTTTGCTCGCTAGTTCGACTCCTGAATATCAGGACACCGTATCACGAGTTATAGCTGGAGCAAACCAAGTTTATCACGACTTTATCAGAAGTGACGAGGGTCGAGGTTTCACGGGGCAAATTTGCTTTATTGGAGATTCAGTAGGAGCGATTTTAACGTACGACGCTTTGTGTAGATCAGCTCACTCTAGACATAATAGCGAGAACAATATTTTGGATAATCAGGGCATTGAAAATAGCACGAATGCCGAAGATGGCAAACACCTGACTGCACCTTCTCCTAGAAGGAAATCTTCTAGTATAAG CGATACCCCCTCACATTATAAATTGGATTTCGAAGTAGGTGAATTTTTCATGTTTGGTAGTCCACTTGCTCTGGTATTGGcgtatagaaaaatttcctCGGATAAAACTAGTGATATAAGAAGACCGTTGGTGAATCAggtgtataatttatttcatcctaCTGAACCTGTAGCCGCTAGATTAGAACCACTGATTTCTGCAAggttttctcttcttccaccCGTGAACGTGGCCCGATATCAAAAGTATCCATTAGGAAATGGACAGCCTTATCATTTGT TGGAAGCTATCCAGACGAATCCACAATTGTTTACGGACGGATTGAATATCCCAAATATGTCAATGTCCCATTTAAGACGGCTGTCCGATATATCGATTCACAGTACGATGTCTGGTGTGGTTGAAAATGTTCCTTTAAAAGTAGTATCTAATT TAACACAAAAATGGTGGGGTACCAAGAGATTAGATTATGCTCTCTACTGTCCAGAGGGTTTAGCAAACTTTCCCACGAATTCTTTACCTCAAATTTTTCACGCGAGCTATTGGGAGTCACTTGATGTTATCGCATTTATCCTGCGACAGTTAGGCAGATTTGATTTGTCATTACTCACAAACGAGGAGAAAGAATTATCTTGTTTCCGTCCAGGTCAACCTAGAGAAAAGTGGAATAAGAAACGTACTTCCGTTAAACTTAAG AATGTCGCTGCCAATCATAGAGCAAATGACGTAATTGTTAAAGAAGGAGCACCACAAATCCTGATTGCTAGATTTATGTACGGTCCAATTGACGTTATTGCTTTAACAG GCGAGAAAGTGGACATTCACATCATGAAAGATGCTCCAGCAGGGGAATGGACGCATTTATCAACTGAAGTAACTGATAAAAATGgtagaataacgtataaaataccCGATGATAAAGCATTAGAACATGGACTTTACCCAATTAAAATGATCGTTAG GGGTGATCATACATCCGTAGACTTTTTCTTGGCTGTGATTCCACCAAAAACAGAGTGCGTGGTATTTAGTATAGATGGTTCGTTTACTGCGAGTATGTCCGTTAGCGGGAAAGATCCGAAAGTTAGAGCTGGAGCTGTTGATGTCGTCAG GCATTGGCAAGAACTgggatatttaattatatatattactgcAAGACCTGATATGCAACAGCAGAAAGTTGTTTCCTGGTTGTCTCAACACAACTTCCCTCATGGTCTTGTGTCCTTTGCAGATGGTCTTTCGACGGATCCACTTGGTCATAAAGCTGCGTACTTACATAAACTCATACAG GAACATGGTGTAATAATTCATTACGCATACGGCAGTAGTAAGGATATCAGTGTTTACACTGCGattaatttgaaacaaaatcaaatattcATCATTGGGAAAGTATCAAAGAAGTACCACTCCTTGGCAACGATCCTTCATGATGGTTATGCTGCTCATTTGAATATGCTACAGGCGCACGGAGGCTCGAGACCTGCTCAGGGTAATGCACGTATGGTGATCCCAAGAGGTCAGTTCGGTTTACCCGGACAAAATGCTTCTCTACGGCGAAGAAG GTTGGCGAAGCGTGCAGTATCGCAACCAACTCCAGGTAAAGGGATACATCCATTGGAACGATCAACGAGCGTTGGGCCTTCGATTTCACCGCAGACTGCGTCAACCAGATCTACGGCACCAGAGAAACTCTGA